The following are encoded together in the Salinibacterium sp. UTAS2018 genome:
- a CDS encoding class I SAM-dependent DNA methyltransferase → MPPRTKTKSDAAPSTMKELKDTLWKAADKLRGSMDASQYKDIILGLVFLKYVSDAFEERRAQIASELEADGLAEDQIAQLIDDVDEYTGHGVFWVLANARWGFLSENAKGIAASTAEPTKSIGLLIDEAMDAIMASNPALAATLPRLYNKDNIDQRRLGELVDLFNSARFTGQGSTRARDLLGEVYEYFLEKFAAAEGKRGGEFYTPAGVVRVLVEILEPTHGRVYDPCCGSGGMFVQAEKFLESHKKEGSDISVYGQELNERTWRLAKMNLAIHGLNGNLASRWGDTFARDQHPDMQADFVMANPPFNIKDWARSESDPRWRYGVPPVGNANYAWIQHIISKLAPGGSAGVVMANGSMSSNSGGEGDIRAQLVEADLVSCMVALPTQLFRSTGIPVCTWFFAKDKTAGAGGSIDRTGQVLFIDARNLGHMVDRAERAFSDDDIAKIANTFRAWRGTKSATDAGLTYEDEAGFSYSATLAEVKAADYSLTPGRFVGAPEASRDEEPPEDKITRLSADLLAQLGDSERLAAIVREQLGRVS, encoded by the coding sequence ATGCCCCCTCGCACCAAAACGAAGTCGGATGCTGCGCCGTCGACCATGAAGGAACTGAAAGACACCCTGTGGAAGGCCGCCGATAAATTGCGCGGTTCGATGGATGCTTCGCAATATAAGGACATCATCCTGGGACTGGTTTTTCTGAAGTATGTGTCGGATGCCTTCGAGGAGCGTCGCGCCCAGATCGCGTCTGAGCTTGAGGCTGATGGTCTCGCCGAGGACCAGATCGCGCAACTCATCGATGACGTCGATGAGTACACAGGTCATGGGGTGTTCTGGGTTCTGGCGAATGCGCGCTGGGGTTTTCTGTCGGAGAACGCAAAGGGTATTGCGGCGTCGACGGCAGAGCCGACGAAGTCGATTGGTCTTCTGATTGATGAGGCGATGGATGCCATCATGGCGTCGAACCCTGCGCTCGCCGCGACGCTCCCACGCCTCTATAACAAGGACAATATCGACCAGCGCCGTCTGGGCGAACTGGTAGACCTGTTCAACTCAGCACGGTTCACCGGTCAAGGGTCGACGCGCGCGCGGGACCTTTTGGGTGAGGTGTACGAGTACTTCTTGGAGAAGTTCGCGGCCGCTGAGGGTAAGCGTGGCGGCGAGTTCTATACGCCCGCAGGTGTGGTGCGGGTGTTGGTGGAGATTCTGGAGCCGACGCACGGTCGTGTGTACGACCCGTGCTGTGGCTCGGGTGGCATGTTCGTGCAGGCGGAGAAGTTTTTGGAGTCGCACAAGAAAGAGGGAAGCGACATCTCTGTGTATGGCCAGGAGCTGAACGAGCGCACCTGGCGTTTGGCGAAGATGAACCTCGCCATTCATGGTCTGAACGGTAATTTGGCGAGTCGCTGGGGTGACACGTTTGCCCGCGATCAGCACCCGGATATGCAGGCCGATTTTGTGATGGCGAATCCGCCGTTCAATATCAAGGATTGGGCGCGCAGTGAGAGCGATCCGCGCTGGCGTTACGGGGTTCCGCCGGTAGGTAACGCGAACTATGCGTGGATTCAGCACATCATTTCGAAGCTCGCCCCCGGCGGTAGTGCGGGTGTGGTGATGGCGAATGGTTCGATGTCGTCGAACTCGGGCGGTGAGGGCGACATTCGCGCCCAGCTCGTCGAGGCCGATCTGGTGTCGTGCATGGTCGCGCTGCCGACGCAGTTGTTCCGCAGCACGGGTATTCCGGTGTGTACGTGGTTCTTCGCGAAAGACAAGACCGCGGGCGCGGGCGGGAGCATTGACCGCACTGGTCAGGTGTTGTTCATCGATGCCCGCAATCTCGGCCACATGGTTGACCGCGCCGAGCGTGCGTTCAGCGACGACGACATCGCCAAGATCGCAAACACGTTCCGTGCGTGGCGCGGCACGAAGTCGGCGACGGATGCGGGGCTCACATATGAGGACGAAGCTGGGTTCAGCTACTCGGCGACTCTGGCGGAGGTCAAGGCTGCCGACTACTCACTTACGCCTGGCCGATTCGTGGGTGCACCGGAAGCGTCTAGAGACGAAGAGCCTCCAGAGGACAAAATCACGAGACTGAGCGCTGATCTCCTCGCGCAGTTAGGCGATTCCGAGCGACTCGCAGCGATCGTTCGTGAGCAGCTCGGTCGAGTCTCATGA
- a CDS encoding MFS transporter — protein MVSSDVNVVQTGRRSPARWLPWASVVAAAGVISVMTAPGQTAGISVFTDPLISELDVSRTGISVSYFFGTLAGASAQPFIGRALDRFGARYVTIVIGALFASVLLALSFVDGIAGLTAGFVGVRMLGQGALSLAATTAVARAITHRRGLALGITAAIGSAGISLAPVGLERLISAVGIHAAWRWEAAIVLAVVVPLAFILPKRSRAVASDDDLSTAQIVIQKESWMLGEAARTGMFWVIAASLAVSGMLSTALAFHQIAILGERGLTPFEAAANFLPQTITGIAATLVVGAFVDRVSPKLFVIFSMLTLAGSLLMLSVVGPNGTAVLYGLVLGAAGGTLRGMEAAAYVRYYGTAHIGSIRGVTTAIALGSTALGPIALSLAVDASGNFTEPAFWFASLPLTVAVLALFVRPPQRRATIEA, from the coding sequence GTGGTTTCCTCTGACGTAAACGTGGTTCAGACGGGTCGTCGTTCTCCAGCACGGTGGTTGCCGTGGGCGAGCGTCGTCGCTGCCGCGGGCGTGATCTCGGTGATGACCGCTCCGGGCCAAACCGCCGGCATTTCCGTCTTCACCGACCCTCTCATTTCTGAGCTCGACGTCTCCCGCACCGGCATCTCCGTCAGCTACTTCTTTGGCACGCTCGCCGGCGCCTCGGCTCAACCCTTCATCGGCCGCGCGCTTGACCGCTTCGGCGCCCGGTACGTCACCATCGTCATCGGCGCCCTCTTTGCGAGCGTGCTGCTTGCCCTCAGTTTCGTGGACGGCATCGCCGGATTGACCGCTGGCTTTGTCGGCGTGCGGATGCTCGGCCAGGGCGCCCTCAGCCTCGCCGCCACCACGGCCGTCGCCCGCGCCATCACCCATCGCCGCGGGCTCGCGCTGGGCATCACCGCCGCGATCGGATCGGCCGGAATCTCTCTCGCGCCCGTCGGCCTCGAACGGCTCATCTCCGCCGTCGGCATCCACGCCGCCTGGCGCTGGGAAGCCGCGATTGTGCTCGCCGTTGTCGTGCCTCTCGCGTTCATCTTGCCGAAGCGCAGCCGGGCTGTTGCCAGCGACGACGATCTCTCGACGGCGCAGATCGTCATCCAGAAGGAATCGTGGATGCTCGGCGAAGCAGCCCGCACCGGCATGTTCTGGGTCATCGCCGCTTCCCTCGCTGTCTCGGGCATGCTGAGCACCGCCCTCGCGTTCCACCAGATTGCGATCCTTGGCGAGCGCGGCCTGACCCCGTTCGAAGCGGCCGCAAACTTTCTGCCACAAACCATCACCGGCATTGCCGCGACACTGGTCGTCGGGGCGTTCGTCGACCGCGTGAGCCCCAAACTCTTCGTGATCTTCTCGATGCTCACGCTCGCCGGTTCACTGCTGATGCTCTCCGTCGTCGGGCCCAACGGCACCGCCGTGCTCTACGGGCTCGTGCTCGGCGCTGCCGGCGGCACTCTGCGCGGGATGGAGGCGGCCGCCTACGTGCGCTACTACGGCACCGCTCACATTGGCTCCATTCGCGGCGTCACGACCGCCATTGCTCTGGGCTCGACGGCCCTCGGCCCCATCGCGCTCTCGCTCGCCGTCGACGCCAGCGGCAACTTCACCGAGCCAGCGTTCTGGTTCGCGAGCCTCCCCCTCACCGTCGCGGTGCTCGCGCTCTTCGTGCGTCCGCCGCAGCGTCGCGCGACAATAGAGGCATGA
- a CDS encoding DUF3892 domain-containing protein — protein sequence MLYIRQARVQAPGTTNLHITDVKYSTTITGPLVSVSRDVIAAVIDAGGHDFRTRNDVTGAEATVVTRAGASGSTYITTIADNRETNNLLELPRFV from the coding sequence GTGCTGTACATCCGACAGGCCCGCGTTCAAGCGCCGGGCACCACCAATCTGCACATCACCGACGTCAAGTACTCGACGACGATCACCGGGCCCCTCGTCAGTGTGAGCCGGGACGTAATCGCCGCCGTCATCGACGCCGGCGGGCACGACTTCCGCACCCGCAACGACGTCACCGGCGCTGAAGCCACTGTCGTCACCCGCGCCGGAGCCAGCGGCTCCACGTACATCACGACCATCGCCGACAACCGCGAAACCAACAACCTGCTCGAACTACCCCGGTTCGTTTAG
- a CDS encoding restriction endonuclease subunit S, with protein sequence MTFRTTTIAEIANPAPRSIAIGPFGSSLKADMYTSTGVPLVRGQNLTSASEIDLSDVVYVAPETASKFPACMLEEGDLVFPHRGAIGRVGIVGETPALLSSSMMKLKCDRSKADPRFVFYYFRGPGRRELMMRASTVGTPGIGQPLTSLREIPIQLPSIEEQRNIAGVLGSIDEKIAANIRLSAISEQLLATEVQQRWLTQPSGSAVSILTIFEVGRSLPAPIGAEPVYLGMKNIPESGVGITNWEHRSARGGARFTNGDTLLARITPCLENGKTGYVDFLKSGEIGIGSTEFIVLRSREGIPSALSYFLAIDSKFRDFAIRHMVGTSGRQRVSASSISTYMLPSPDKGWMNDFGARAAQQFALMKSLRGENRVLAALRDALLPELMSGRLRVKDAEKQIEEVL encoded by the coding sequence ATGACGTTCCGAACGACGACGATTGCGGAAATTGCCAATCCGGCACCGCGGTCCATTGCAATAGGCCCATTTGGGTCATCGCTCAAAGCAGACATGTATACGAGCACAGGGGTTCCTCTAGTCCGGGGACAAAATCTGACTAGCGCCAGTGAGATTGATCTTTCGGATGTGGTTTACGTCGCCCCGGAAACCGCGTCCAAGTTCCCTGCCTGCATGTTGGAAGAAGGAGATCTTGTTTTCCCTCACCGAGGGGCGATCGGCCGGGTTGGTATCGTGGGCGAAACACCCGCACTCCTTTCATCCAGCATGATGAAGTTGAAGTGCGATCGGAGCAAGGCTGATCCGCGGTTTGTCTTCTACTACTTTCGCGGGCCAGGACGCAGAGAGCTGATGATGCGCGCGTCGACAGTTGGGACACCGGGCATAGGTCAGCCCCTTACCTCGTTAAGAGAGATACCAATTCAACTGCCCTCGATTGAGGAACAAAGGAACATTGCAGGAGTTCTCGGATCAATCGATGAGAAGATCGCTGCCAATATCCGTCTTTCTGCAATCTCCGAGCAACTCCTTGCTACTGAGGTGCAACAACGCTGGCTCACTCAACCATCTGGTTCCGCCGTTTCTATTCTGACGATTTTCGAAGTCGGACGTTCATTGCCCGCGCCCATCGGAGCGGAACCGGTCTACTTGGGGATGAAGAACATTCCCGAGTCAGGTGTTGGCATCACGAACTGGGAACACCGTTCTGCACGAGGAGGTGCACGCTTCACGAATGGCGACACTCTTCTGGCGCGAATCACACCCTGTCTCGAAAATGGGAAGACGGGCTATGTTGATTTCCTTAAGAGCGGTGAAATCGGAATTGGTTCTACTGAGTTCATCGTCTTGCGATCTCGGGAGGGAATTCCAAGTGCTCTGTCATACTTCCTCGCTATAGATTCGAAATTCCGAGATTTCGCGATCCGCCACATGGTGGGCACCTCTGGTCGGCAACGAGTGTCCGCGTCCAGCATTTCGACCTACATGTTGCCTTCTCCGGACAAAGGCTGGATGAACGACTTTGGAGCGCGAGCTGCTCAGCAGTTCGCGCTCATGAAGTCGCTGAGAGGTGAGAATCGAGTTCTTGCGGCTCTCCGCGACGCCCTCCTCCCCGAACTCATGTCGGGCAGGCTTCGCGTGAAAGATGCCGAGAAGCAGATTGAAGAGGTGCTGTGA
- a CDS encoding TM2 domain-containing protein: MTTDTQHPTAETPPPAPVAPAVPDVAAAPESEKSFLVTFVLSLLLGFIAVDRFYLGKVGTGILKLITFGGFGIWYLIDLILVLTGAQKDKQGLILAGYAQHKKIAWIVMGAIIVLSLISSALSGGSDDAPAVDAPSTSTEQSAGTEPDVEPAAEEPVAEEPAEETNTAQSWADDSFGTFDTITESGAGDNLITLPAGVSAAMVTATHDGGMNFVVNALDADNEPTGDLLVNTIGSYTGTTVYGFNAFTDATSLQITADGNWTITVAPLSTAPALAASGTGDGVFLFDGSAGKLTATHDGTMNFIVQEETDKAFSLGLLINDIGDYSGTVPLSSGPSVISVRADGSWTLAAE; the protein is encoded by the coding sequence ATGACCACTGATACACAGCACCCCACCGCAGAAACCCCACCACCCGCACCCGTTGCCCCGGCCGTGCCGGACGTCGCAGCTGCCCCAGAATCCGAGAAGTCGTTTCTCGTCACCTTCGTTCTCTCGCTGCTGCTCGGCTTCATTGCCGTCGACCGCTTCTACCTCGGCAAGGTCGGCACCGGCATCCTGAAGCTCATCACCTTTGGTGGGTTCGGCATCTGGTACCTGATCGATCTCATCCTCGTGCTCACCGGAGCCCAGAAAGACAAACAGGGCCTCATCCTTGCCGGGTACGCCCAACACAAGAAGATCGCGTGGATCGTGATGGGTGCCATCATCGTGCTCTCGCTCATCAGCAGTGCGCTCAGTGGTGGCAGCGACGACGCTCCCGCCGTCGATGCGCCAAGCACGAGCACCGAACAATCAGCGGGCACAGAACCCGACGTTGAGCCTGCCGCCGAAGAGCCCGTCGCCGAAGAACCCGCCGAAGAGACAAATACCGCTCAGAGCTGGGCGGATGACAGCTTCGGCACGTTCGACACCATCACCGAATCTGGTGCTGGCGATAATCTGATCACCTTGCCCGCCGGTGTCAGTGCCGCGATGGTGACGGCGACCCACGACGGCGGAATGAACTTCGTGGTCAACGCCCTCGATGCCGACAACGAACCCACCGGCGACCTGCTCGTCAACACCATCGGGTCCTACACGGGCACCACCGTCTACGGCTTCAACGCGTTCACGGATGCAACCTCACTGCAGATCACCGCTGACGGAAACTGGACTATTACCGTCGCGCCGCTCTCTACCGCTCCCGCCCTTGCGGCATCCGGAACTGGCGACGGAGTCTTTCTCTTCGATGGCTCAGCCGGAAAGCTCACCGCCACCCACGACGGAACCATGAACTTCATCGTGCAAGAAGAAACCGACAAGGCGTTCTCGCTCGGGCTGCTCATCAACGACATCGGCGACTACTCCGGCACCGTGCCGCTCAGCTCAGGGCCCTCCGTGATCAGCGTGCGGGCCGACGGCAGCTGGACTCTCGCCGCCGAATAG
- a CDS encoding VOC family protein gives MFAPKNAFSGFSVNDLDAAAAFYRDSLGLAVADGGMGTLRLTLPGGAEVTIYPKENHEPASFTILNFAVEDVEAAVDALNERGVVTKIYSDGDLMGGMGTDAKGIMRGHGSEIAWFKDPAGNVLSVIAA, from the coding sequence ATGTTTGCTCCGAAGAACGCATTTTCTGGATTCAGTGTCAACGATCTCGATGCCGCTGCGGCCTTCTACCGCGACAGCCTCGGCCTCGCGGTCGCCGATGGCGGGATGGGCACGCTGCGCCTCACGCTGCCTGGCGGAGCCGAGGTGACCATTTACCCGAAAGAGAACCACGAACCGGCGAGCTTCACCATCCTGAACTTTGCAGTCGAGGACGTCGAAGCTGCCGTCGATGCGCTCAACGAGCGTGGCGTGGTCACCAAGATCTACAGCGACGGCGACCTTATGGGCGGCATGGGCACTGACGCGAAGGGCATCATGCGCGGGCACGGGTCTGAGATTGCGTGGTTCAAGGATCCCGCTGGCAACGTGCTTTCGGTTATTGCGGCGTAG
- a CDS encoding low temperature requirement protein A translates to MNALRSRVVARDIDEPHRKTTPLELLFDLTFVVAVASVVRQLTHAVEVGHAFEAIAPFLMVFFSIWWAWNQFTWLASAYDTDDVPYRLFTMLQMGGILVLAAGVPMAFDSGNFAAVTVGYLILRIGLIATLLRAVKDDPETRATAGRYALGIGIVQVGWLLRLLLPAELAMVSFVIIVLAELAVPLWADRAKRLSWHPHHIAERYGKFTILVLGESVLASTFAVQEALEEGLTPSLVVASVAGLVLLFALWWLYFSEPAAEGLENKRERYLYWNYGHYFLFAALAAVGTGIEVSVRSVTTDLESSELVVGYSLALPVALFILLLWLLHAPMVERVSIPRSATVVAVLVMLALPFTASAIGTIGVAVAIAAVSIILLAVALLTGRMRAAKLKAKQG, encoded by the coding sequence ATGAACGCACTGCGCTCGCGGGTAGTGGCTCGGGATATTGATGAGCCTCACCGCAAAACGACTCCACTTGAACTGCTCTTCGACCTGACCTTCGTGGTCGCGGTCGCCTCGGTGGTGCGGCAGCTGACGCACGCCGTCGAAGTGGGGCACGCTTTCGAAGCTATCGCGCCATTCCTTATGGTCTTCTTCTCCATCTGGTGGGCGTGGAACCAGTTCACCTGGCTGGCGTCGGCCTACGACACGGATGACGTTCCTTACCGTCTGTTCACGATGCTGCAGATGGGTGGCATCCTCGTTCTCGCCGCCGGAGTTCCCATGGCCTTTGACAGCGGCAACTTTGCGGCCGTCACTGTGGGGTACTTGATTTTGCGAATCGGGCTGATCGCGACCTTGCTGCGGGCGGTAAAAGATGATCCCGAAACGCGCGCCACCGCCGGGCGCTACGCCCTCGGTATCGGGATCGTGCAGGTTGGCTGGTTGTTGCGGCTGCTCCTACCCGCCGAGCTGGCCATGGTGTCGTTCGTGATCATCGTGCTCGCCGAACTGGCGGTGCCGCTCTGGGCTGACCGTGCGAAACGACTCTCCTGGCATCCGCACCACATCGCGGAGCGCTACGGAAAGTTCACCATCCTGGTACTCGGCGAAAGCGTTCTGGCGTCGACGTTCGCGGTGCAGGAGGCGCTCGAAGAGGGGCTGACGCCCTCGCTCGTAGTCGCCTCGGTGGCAGGACTCGTGCTGCTCTTCGCTCTGTGGTGGCTCTATTTCTCGGAGCCTGCCGCCGAGGGCCTCGAGAACAAACGAGAACGCTACCTGTACTGGAACTACGGCCACTACTTCCTGTTCGCGGCGCTCGCCGCCGTCGGAACCGGCATCGAAGTGTCGGTGCGTTCGGTCACGACGGACCTCGAGTCGAGCGAGCTCGTGGTCGGCTACTCTCTGGCATTGCCTGTCGCGCTCTTCATTCTGCTGCTGTGGCTGCTGCACGCGCCCATGGTGGAGCGGGTGTCGATTCCGCGATCGGCGACAGTCGTTGCGGTGCTCGTGATGCTGGCGTTGCCGTTCACGGCATCCGCCATTGGCACTATTGGGGTGGCCGTGGCTATTGCTGCGGTCTCGATAATTCTGCTCGCGGTTGCGCTGTTGACGGGGCGGATGCGCGCCGCGAAGCTTAAGGCCAAGCAGGGTTAA